A genomic stretch from Arachis stenosperma cultivar V10309 chromosome 3, arast.V10309.gnm1.PFL2, whole genome shotgun sequence includes:
- the LOC130967266 gene encoding tetrahydroberberine oxidase-like, whose protein sequence is MKHSSPYLTVVVIGLLFALAYSASHTHDHEHFLQCLQLQNSTSISEVVYTPSNSSYSSILQFSIQNRRFLSKTTPKPLVIVTPLHASHVQATIICSQLHGLQIRTRSGGHDLEGLSYISQVPFVIIDFMKYRNIQVDVEKRTAWVQAGATIGELYYSISKKSKTLAFPAGICPSVGVGGHFSGGGYGYLMRKYGLAADNIIDAHMVDVKGRFLDREAMGEDLFWAIRGGGGASFGVILAWKVKLVPVPPTVTVFRVERTLEQNATMLVMKWQIVAIKLHKDLTIRLILTTKAKFEALFLGGKDKLIPLMQERFPELGLVNEDCTEMSWVESTVYMAGSSSKSLQVLLQRTPSPPQNYKGKSDFLEHPIPERGLEGIWQLFKENGDKDAFMELVPYGGIMDEIPESELPYPHRSGNLCLVGYIVPLHQEDGDEVAQRHIDWTRKLYSYMERFVSKSPRKAYINYRDLDIGVNNIHGYTSYEQASIWGHKYFNSNFKRLALVKTKVDPLNFFRLQSICADSTTPATPRRRSDNRCKSLILQPLTTMVLKISIEPSMITEVETYDLTSRHYPYTVYADDQRILCINTTSSQTLSKWLTNLLKSTPKNTPVIVGVTAEHQFTKYTKRGVKDHGYDFISLCVGSHCLLYPLLQQADSYKAKQNPRPLYDFFANPRVIAVGMKIEKVKAKLEKHHGIELKKALDLRAMAVEGMKEVGEKVDLWQYNLDKLAKTVLGKHFDVVRLEEKLDWYDEESSCCYYNVYTDEKTMFITIDTYLCYLIGFELHGMIHGHEAGDSVGFACIIRDCNGNWQMECLEMIKSNSILQRELFAIWREYFLTWDVGQRDVICETDCVEAFNLVTQDGFRFIDPLILKIRDIMYWNWHVDFHLIIRDANTVADTMAKMAMKLQLFHVELPSPWEKFKSNLKRDCLSI, encoded by the exons ATGAAGCACTCAAGTCCATATTTGACTGTTGTTGTAATTGGTCTTTTATTTGCATTAGCATATTCTGCATCTCATACTCATGATCATGAACATTTCCTTCAGTGTCTTCAACTTCAGAACTCCACCTCAATCTCTGAGGTTGTTTACACCCCTTCCAATTCCTCTTACTCCTCTATACTGCAGTTTTCCATTCAAAACCGTAGATTCTTATCCAAAACAACTCCCAAACCCCTTGTCATTGTGACTCCCCTCCATGCTTCCCATGTTCAAGCCACCATAATCTGTTCCCAACTCCATGGCTTGCAGATTCGAACTCGAAGCGGTGGCCATGACCTTGAGGGACTCTCCTATATTTCACAAGTTCCATTTGTTATCATTGATTTCATGAAGTACAGAAATATCCAAGTGGATGTAGAAAAAAGAACTGCATGGGTTCAAGCTGGGGCAACTATAGGTGAACTTTACTATAGCATCAGCAAGAAAAGCAAAACTCTGGCTTTTCCAGCAGGTATATGCCCCTCTGTTGGAGTTGGAGGGCACTTCAGTGGTGGTGGCTATGGATACTTGATGCGTAAATATGGCCTTGCTGCTGATAATATAATTGACGCTCACATGGTTGATGTGAAGGGTAGGTTTCTTGACAGAGAAGCAATGGGTGAGGATCTTTTCTGGGCCATTAGAGGTGGTGGTGGAGCAAGCTTTGGAGTCATCCTAGCATGGAAGGTCAAACTAGTTCCAGTTCCACCAACTGTGACAGTTTTCAGAGTTGAAAGGACTTTGGAGCAAAATGCAACTATGCTCGTTATGAAGTGGCAGATTGTGGCAATTAAACTTCATAAGGACCTAACCATCAGGCTCATATTAACGACAAAAGCCAAATTCGAAGCCCTGTTTCTTGGTGGTAAGGATAAACTCATTCCATTGATGCAAGAACGCTTCCCAGAATTGGGTTTGGTCAACGAAGATTGTACTGAGATGAGTTGGGTAGAGTCAACGGTTTACATGGCTGGATCAAGTAGTAAATCCCTTCAAGTTTTGCTGCAAAGAACTCCAAGCCCGCCACAAAATTACAAAGGGAAATCTGACTTTCTGGAACACCCCATTCCTGAACGTGGTTTAGAAGGAATATGGCAACTATTTAAGGAGAACGGGGACAAAGATGCATTCATGGAACTAGTTCCTTATGGGGGAATAATGGATGAGATTCCTGAGTCCGAACTTCCATATCCACATAGATCCGGAAACTTGTGCCTTGTTGGTTACATAGTTCCCTTGCACCAAGAAGACGGAGATGAAGTAGCACAAAGGCACATCGATTGGACGAGGAAGCTTTATAGTTATATGGAACGTTTTGTGTCAAAGTCTCCTAGAAAAGCATATATCAACTATAGAGACCTTGACATTGGGGTGAATAACATTCATGGCTACACATCGTATGAGCAAGCTAGCATTTGGGGTCACAAGTATTTCAACAGTAATTTCAAAAGGTTGGCACTTGTCAAGACTAAGGTTGATCCTCTTAACTTCTTTCG ACTGCAGAGTATCTGTGCAGATTCCACCACCCCGGCCACTCCAAGAAGACGATCCGACAACCGTTGCAAGTCCCTGATCCTACAACCACTAACAACAATGGTTCTCAAGATCAGCATTGAACCCAGCATGATCACCGAAGTCGAGACTTACGACCTTACTTCCCGCCATTATCCTTACACCGTTTATGCCGACGACCAACGCATCCTCTGCATCAACACCACCTCTTCCCAAACGCTCTCCAAGTGGCTCACCAACCTCCTCAAGTCCACTCCCAAAAACACCCCGGTCATCGTGGGCGTAACCGCCGAGCACCAATTTACCAAGTACACCAAGCGCGGCGTCAAGGACCACGGCTACGACTTCATCTCCCTCTGCGTTGGCTCTCACTGCCTCCTCTACCCTCTTCTCCAACAAGCCGACTCTTACAAAGCGAAGCAAAATCCTAGGCCCCTCTACGACTTCTTCGCCAACCCTAGGGTTATCGCGGTGGGAATGAAGATCGAAAAGGTGAAGGCAAAACTGGAGAAGCACCACGGGATCGAGCTGAAGAAGGCGTTGGACCTTAGGGCGATGGCGGTGGAAGGGATGAAGGAGGTAGGGGAGAAGGTGGATCTGTGGCAGTACAATCTTGACAAGTTGGCGAAGACAGTGCTGGGGAAGCACTTTGACGTGGTGAGGCTGGAAGAGAAGCTGGACTGGTACGATGAAGAAAGCTCGTGCTGTTATTACAATGTGTATACGGATGAGAAGACAATGTTCATCACCATTGATACTTATCTTTGCTACCTCATTGGTTTCGAGCTGCATGGTATGATCCATGGACATGAAGCAG GTGATAGTGTTGGTTTTGCCTGTATTATTAGAGATTGTAATGGGAATTGGCAAATGGAGTGTTTAGAAATGATTAAGAGTAATAGTATTCTTCAAAGagaattgtttgctatttggagagAATATTTCTTAACTTGGGATGTGGGTCAACGAGATGTTATTTGTGAGACGGATTGTGTGGAAGCATTTAATCTTGTTACTCAAGATGGTTTTAGGTTTATTGATCCATTGATActcaaaataagagatatcatgTATTGGAATTGGCATGTTGACTTTCATTTGATTATTAGAGATGCAAATACGGTGGCAGATACTATGGCAAAGATGGCGATGAAGTTACAACTTTTTCATGTAGAGCTTCCTTCACCTTGGGAGAAGTTTAAGAGTAATCTTAAACGGGACTGTCTCTCTATTTAA
- the LOC130968807 gene encoding tetrahydroberberine oxidase-like translates to MKNLSLQFIVAITIGLAFSCASDIHENFLKCLHFHNSTSISNVAYTKTSSAYDSLLHFSIQNLRFSSNNIPKPLVIVTPLQPCHVQATVICSQRHGLQIRIRSGGHDFEGISYVSQVPFVIIDFINYRNIQVDLQDRTAWVQVGATVGELYYSIGTKTSTLAFPAGVCPTVGVAGQFSGGGYGYLLRKHGLAADNIIDAHIIDVKGRFLDRGAMGEDLFWAIRGGGGASFGVILAWKIKLVPVPSTVTLFKAPRTLEQNATKLVHKWQSVASKLPKDLTVSIMVQMVNSSHSNKGELTVQALFQGLFLGGVDKVIPLMQESFLELGLVKEDCTEMSWIEFTLHSWGFGGQPLEVLLNRSQVTRDSFKAKSDYVKHPIPESGLEGLWRLFYEDGGKGVLMVIFPFGGRMGEIPESEIPFPHRAGVLYQIQYAVHWEEKGEEVAQRHIHWMRKLYSYMEPFVSKSPREAYLNYRDLDIGVNNIHGYTSYEQASIWGFKYFKNNFNRLAHVKSKVDPLNFFRYEQSIPSLM, encoded by the coding sequence ATGAAGAACCTGAGTTTACAGTTCATTGTTGCAATAACAATAGGACTTGCATTTTCATGTGCATCTGATATTCATGAAAACTTCCTTAAGTGCCTTCACTTTCACAACTCCACATCAATCTCCAATGTTGCTTACACCAAAACCAGTTCCGCTTACGATTCTCTACTTCACTTTTCGATTCAAAATCTCAGATTCTCATCCAACAACATTCCTAAACCCCTTGTCATTGTCACACCCCTGCAACCTTGTCATGTTCAAGCTACTGTAATCTGTTCCCAGCGCCACGGGTTACAGATTCGAATTCGAAGCGGAGGCCATGACTTCGAGGGCATCTCCTACGTCTCTCAAGTTCCATTTGTCATCATTGATTTCATAAACTACAGAAACATCCAAGTGGACTTACAAGACAGAACAGCATGGGTTCAAGTTGGTGCAACTGTTGGTGAACTTTACTATAGCATTGGCACCAAAACCAGTACTCTTGCTTTTCCAGCAGGTGTATGCCCCACCGTAGGAGTTGCAGGACAATTCAGCGGCGGGGGTTATGGATACCTTTTGCGAAAACATGGGCTCGCCGCCGATAACATAATCGATGCTCACATAATTGATGTGAAGGGTAGGTTTCTTGACAGGGGAGCCATGGGTGAAGATCTTTTCTGGGCCATTAGAGGTGGTGGTGGAGCAAGCTTTGGAGTGATCTTAGCATGGAAGATCAAGCTCGTTCCGGTTCCATCAACCGTGACACTGTTCAAAGCTCCTAGAACCTTGGAACAGAATGCAACAAAGCTTGTTCATAAATGGCAGAGTGTGGCAAGTAAACTCCCCAAGGATCTAACCGTTAGTATCATGGTGCAGATGGTGAATTCTTCACACAGTAATAAGGGGGAGTTAACTGTACAGGCCTTGTTTCAAGGTTTGTTTCTTGGAGGTGTAGATAAGGTTATTCCATTGATGCAAGAAAGCTTCCTTGAATTGGGTTTGGTTAAAGAAGATTGCACGGAGATGAGTTGGATCGAATTTACTCTTCACTCGTGGGGATTCGGTGGTCAACCTCTTGAGGTTTTACTCAACAGAAGTCAAGTCACAAGAGACAGTTTCAAAGCAAAATCTGATTATGTCAAACATCCTATTCCTGAAAGTGGCTTAGAAGGATTGTGGCGGTTGTTTTATGAAGATGGTGGCAAAGGAGTGTTGATGGTTATATTTCCTTTTGGAGGCAGAATGGGTGAGATTCCGGAATCCGAAATTCCGTTCCCACACAGAGCTGGAGTGTTGTATCAGATTCAGTACGCTGTGCACTGGGAAGAAAAAGGAGAGGAGGTTGCACAAAGGCACATCCATTGGATGAGGAAGCTATATAGTTATATGGAACCTTTTGTGTCAAAGTCTCCTAGAGAAGCATATCTCAACTATAGAGACCTTGATATTGGGGTAAATAACATTCATGGCTACACATCCTATGAGCAAGCTAGCATTTGGGGTTTTAAGTATTTCAAAAACAATTTCAATAGATTGGCACATGTCAAGTCTAAGGTTGATCCTCTTAACTTCTTTAGGTATGAACAGAGTATACCTTCTCTCATGTGA